A portion of the Colias croceus chromosome 25, ilColCroc2.1 genome contains these proteins:
- the LOC123703212 gene encoding la-related protein 6, with amino-acid sequence MEGTPPSQGVPEPDEGIATDRRPSTDENADLSDSASEAGSGGGKDSGCEVAPDTQEPPYTPPDEELANRIASQVEFYFSDANITKDAFLLKHVRRNKEGYVSLKLISSFKRVKHLTKDWRVVAEALKRSTKLEINEAGTKLRRIDPLPAYDETTPSRTVVAVRMPIDRPTVENVSRLFASCGEIALVRVLRPGNPVPADVRQFLNKNPSLVNCVCALVEFTESEAARGALKLQSSEEEGMKVYELNGVPREPKRKTPVRRPAPRRHECEYSSCCSGSEPEFEYRYAAPFYRRNSSGFFTPRSPEIQTWVPRRQSTCSHSSDSGVSFFCGSRRASQASTGSTSSAEGWLARRLSGCSLSGTECGGGRRLSCTPRFEPRTPVVPDGTRGFHAATRQRRISDLALYSR; translated from the coding sequence ATGGAGGGAACACCTCCCAGCCAGGGCGTGCCTGAGCCCGACGAAGGCATCGCTACCGACCGCCGTCCATCCACTGATGAAAATGCCGATCTTTCAGACTCCGCTTCAGAAGCCGGCTCCGGTGGCGGCAAAGATTCTGGCTGCGAAGTAGCCCCCGATACACAGGAACCCCCTTACACACCACCCGACGAAGAACTAGCTAACCGTATTGCCTCCCAAgtggaattttatttttcggaTGCCAATATTACTAAGGATGCCTTCTTGTTAAAGCATGTGCGGCGGAACAAGGAAGGATACGTATCCCTAAAGTTGATATCGAGCTTCAAACGCGTCAAACATCTGACAAAGGATTGGCGAGTGGTTGCTGAAGCTTTAAAGAGGTCAACTAAATTGGAAATAAATGAAGCAGGAACAAAATTACGCCGGATCGATCCTCTTCCGGCGTATGATGAGACTACGCCATCACGGACTGTAGTAGCTGTCAGAATGCCCATAGATCGTCCCACAGTGGAAAATGTGTCAAGGTTATTTGCAAGTTGTGGTGAAATTGCATTAGTTAGAGTCTTACGTCCCGGAAATCCAGTGCCAGCTGATGTTCGACAGTTCCTCAACAAGAATCCCAGTCTGGTGAATTGTGTATGTGCTTTGGTGGAGTTTACTGAGTCTGAAGCAGCTAGAGGCGCGCTTAAACTTCAGAGCTCGGAAGAAGAGGGCATGAAAGTGTATGAATTGAATGGAGTTCCGCGGGAACCAAAGAGGAAGACCCCGGTGCGTCGACCGGCGCCCAGGCGTCATGAATGTGAATATTCTTCCTGCTGTAGTGGGTCGGAACCTGAATTCGAATATAGATACGCTGCACCGTTTTATAGAAGGAATTCTAGCGGATTTTTCACGCCACGATCCCCAGAAATTCAGACGTGGGTGCCTCGCCGGCAATCGACATGCAGCCACAGTTCTGATTCGGGAGTATCTTTCTTCTGTGGTTCGAGACGTGCGTCTCAGGCTAGCACTGGGAGTACGAGCAGCGCTGAAGGGTGGTTGGCTAGAAGGTTATCAGGATGCTCGCTGTCAGGAACGGAATGCGGCGGTGGGAGGAGGCTATCCTGTACTCCACGATTTGAGCCCCGCACTCCTGTAGTTCCAGACGGCACGAGAGGATTCCACGCCGCCACTCGCCAACGTAGAATCTCGGACCTCGCGTTATACTCGCGCTAG